In Cryptomeria japonica chromosome 10, Sugi_1.0, whole genome shotgun sequence, a genomic segment contains:
- the LOC131026736 gene encoding uncharacterized protein LOC131026736 has protein sequence MYIYFKRDPGYLQVLNQKRVQHSEQKQERDKIMGCCISAPVPLCQVHNLQLQRRHTRQKVKFGTARRINADRPINRHHQKRLEYHTNDFPIINAMTAERILNNVKEKKQEVLDSKDGDHKEKHEENGEDEYGRKSFTFPILVSSPEKDRL, from the exons ATGTACATCTATTTTAAGAGGGATCCTGGATACTTGCAAGTGCTGAACCAGAAACGGGTGCAGCACTCAG AGCAGAAACAGGAGAGAGATAAGATAATGGGTTGCTGCATCTCTGCTCCTGTTCCTCTTTGTCAAGTCCACAACTTGCAATTGCAACGTAGACACACTCGCCAGAAGGTGAAGTTTGGCACTGCTAGACGGATAAATGCTGATCGCCCCATCAATAGGCATCACCAGAAGCGCCTCGAGTATCATACCAATGATTTCCCTATCATCAATGCCATGACCGCAGAGAGAATTCTTAATAAT GTTAAAGAGAAGAAGCAAGAGGTGCTTGATTCCAAAGATGGTGATCATAAAGAGAAACATGAGGAGAATGGGGAAGATGAATATGGCAGAAAAAGCTTCACATTTCCTATTCTGGTATCGAGTCCAGAGAAAGACAGGCTGTGA